Part of the Deltaproteobacteria bacterium RBG_16_64_85 genome is shown below.
CCATTCCCCGCGGGGCTTGAGGTTGACGGAGATATCGGAGATGTCGATCCCCATCGGGTCGTTGGCGATTTCCGGTCGCCCGGCCCGGGAGACCACCTTCTCCACTTCGGGGAAGGACAGGAGCGCCTTCTCCACGGCGGCGGCGGTCTTCACCGTTTCGGTCACGGAAACCGAGGGAAGGCGGAAGGACTGCACCGTGATGCTTCCCTCGTCAAGGGTCGGGAGGAACTCGCTCCCGAGGAAGGGGACAAGGGCCAGCGCGAAGGCCAATGCGGCGCCGGTGACGCCCAACGTCTTTCCCGGGTGGGCCATTGCCTTCCGCAGCGCAGGGAGGTATGCCTCCCGGAGGGCGCGGAGAAGCCACGGGTCCTTCTCCTCGACGATTCTCCCTTTCAGGAGCAGGGAACAGAGCACCGGAACGAGCGTCAGCGTCAGGATCAGGGAGCCCAGGAGCGCGAACCCCACGGTGTAAGCCATCGGGGAGAACATCTTCCCCTCCATATCCCGGAGCGTCACGATGGGCAGATAAACGATGATGATGATCCCGATCCCGAAGACGATCGGACGGGCGACCTCCCGGGCCGATTCGAAGATCGTGTGGACCAATCCCTCTCCGTCCTTCCTCTCGGAGAGATGCCGCATGGTGTTCTCCACCAACACGACGCTGCCGTCGACGATCATCCCGAAGTCGATGGCCCCCAGCGTCATGAGGTTGGCGGAAAGCCGGAGCCAGTGCATCCCGAGGAAGGAAAAAAGCATGGATAGGGGAATGACCAGGGCCACGATGAGGGCTGCCCTGACGTTCCCAAGGAAATAGAAAAGCACGGCCACGACCAGCAGGCCGCCCTCCAGGAGGTTGTTCCGGACGGTCCGGATGGTCTTCCGGACGAGTTCGGTCCGGTCGTAGTAGGGAACCAGGCGGACGCCCGCCGGCAGAAGCTTCTGGACGGTCTTGACCTTTTCCTTGACGCCGGCGACCACCTCCCTGCTGGAGGCTCCCTGGAGCATCATCACGATGCCGGCCACCGCCTCGCCCTTCCCGTCGCGGGTCGTCGCTCCCTGGCGGGGTTCGCTGCCGATGCGGAGCTGCGCCACGTCGTCGAGATGGATCGGCGTCCCGTTCCGGGAGGCCACGACGATCCGTTCCAGGTCGGCAAGGCCCCTGGCGAGGCCCAGTCCCCGGACGATGTACTGTTCCTCCCGGTGCTCGATGTAACCGGCTCCGCTGTTGGCGTTGTTCTTCTCCACGGCCTCCATGACATCGTGGATCGTCAGTTTGAGGCTCTTGAGTTTCCCCGGGTCGAGCAAGACCTGGTACTGCTTCACCTGTCCGCCGAAGGAGTTGACGTCGGTGACACCGGGGACCGTCCGCAGGATCGGCCGGACCACCCAGTCCTGAAGGGCCCGGAGCTCCCGGATGTCGTGGTATTCCCCCTCGACGAGGTAATGAAAGATCTCGCCCAGTCCGGTTGTGATAGGTCCCAGCTGCGGCTCGATCCCTTTGGGGAGCCGCTCGCGGGCCTGCTGGAGGCGCTCGAAGACCTGCTGCCGGGCGAAGTAGATGTCGACTCCGTCCTCGAACACCACCGTGATCACGGAGAGGCCGATCTTGGAGAGGGAGCGGATCTCCTGGAGGCGGGGAAGCCCTCCCATCGTGGTCTCGATGGGGAAGGTGATCTGCTTCTCCACCTCAGTGGGAGCCATCCCGCCCGCCTGGGTGAGAACCTGCACCTGGATGCTCGTGACGTCGGGGAATGCGTCCACGGGGAGCCGGTTCATGGCCCACAGGCCCGCGCCGACCAGTAGAACGGTCGCGATGACGACCAGCAGCCGCTGCTCCAGCGAGAATTTGAGGATTCTGTCGATCATCGGCCTATTCCTCTCCGAGTTCGCCTTTTTTGAGTTCCGATTTCAGGAGGAACCCGCCCTTGGCCGCGTACCGCTCTCCCTCTTTCAGGCCCGCCGTGATTTCCGTCCAGCTTCCCCCCTTGGCCCCGGTCGTGATCTCCCTGGGTAGGAATTCGACGTCATCCCCGGTGATGAACAGGAGCTTCTTTCCTTCCATTTCGACGACGGCCTCCTCGGGGACGGCCAACACCGGCCGGCCGCTCGGGGGGATGACCAGCTCCACCGTGGCGAACATCTCGGGCTTGAGCTTCCGGCCCGGGTTCGCCACCTCGATCCGCGCCTTCACGGTCCGGGTGGCGTCATCCACCAGGTCCGCTATGTAGGTCACCCTCCCCCTAAAGACTTTGTCGGGAAAGGCCCCGACCTTTACGGCCGCTGTCCTGCCCTTTTCGATCTTCGCCAGGTCCCTCTCGTTGACGTCGACCAGCACCCACACCGAGGAAAGGTCGGCGACCGTGAAGAGGTTTTTCGAAGGGTCCGCCAGCTCACCGACGGTCGTATGCTTCCCGGTCACGACCCCGGCGATGGGGGAGTGGACGGGGAGGAGGATTCTTTTCTCCTCCGTGTGCTCCTCGAATTCCGAGGGCGAGAGGCCGTAGAGCCTCAGCCGTTCCTCATCGGCGTGGAGCTCCGACATCGCCGTCTGGTATTCCGTTTCCGCCTGCAGGATCTCCTTGCGGGCCGCGATCTTTTTCTCGACCAGGGTCCTTATCCTTTCCATGTTGGCCTTCGCAAGGCCGACCCGGGACCGGGCCTTGTAGTACGCGGAGAGGGCTTCCCCCAGTTCCACGCTGTCCAGGCGGGCAAGGACCTGCCCTGCGGCGACGGTGTCCCCGAGGCTCGCGCCGGCCCACACGATCTTTCCGGGAATCCTGGGGGAGACGTGGGCGGTCCGGTCCGCGTTGGATTCCACCTTGCCGGTCGCTGCGACGAGACCGCCCAGAGTCACCTTTTTCGCGATCTCCACGACGACCGCGCGGTCTTGCAGGATTTCCGGTTTCAGACGGACGCCGCGGGACTGCTTGTCCCCGCCTTCCTTTCCCTCGCTGGCCGTTCCGGCCGCGACCGTTTCCTTCTTTTCCGCGGTCGCCGGTTTTCCTCCTGTCACGATGTGGCTTACCCGGTAAATAAAAGCGCCGCCCAGGACGACGGCGACCGCGATCGCAACGATCGTAAAGGCCCCCCTCTTTTTCATCCGTTTCCTCCGACATATTCGGTTCGTGGTGCGTCCGTCATTCGATCTCTCCTCCCGCCGCCGCCGTAAGCCGGGCCATTTCCGTGTTCCATTCGTGGAGAGCAGACAGGTAACCTTCGTTGACTTCGAGAAACTTCCTTTGCTCTTCGATCACGGAGAGAAAGCCCACCTCCCCCAGGCGATAGGCTTCCCGGGTCAACTGGAGGTTTTCCTCGATTTGGGGGAAAATGTCCTTGTCGTAGATCGACAGCGATTTCCCCGTGGACATCAGTCGGGAAAAAGCCGCTTCCACGGCTCTCTCGACATTCTTCCTGGCGGAGAGGTATCGGTTTTCGGCGCTTGTCCTCCTCGTAATCGCTTCCTTCTTCCCCGCCTGGTTCCGGTCGAACAGAGGGAGGGGCACCGACAGCTTGAGCCCCACCAGCTTGTCGCGATCTTTCGCCGTGATATCTCCGACATTCAGCGAAGAATCCTCCCGCTCCAGGGAGAGCATGGCCGTCACGTTGGGAATCCCCTCCGCCTTCGCCAGGAGGATTTCCGCTTCCGCTTTTTCCTTTTCGACCGCCAGGGCCATCAGGTCCGGTCTCCGGGCAAGCGCCAGCGCCTTGAGATCTTCGATACGGGTCGACCCCCCCTTTTTTTCGAGCGGGCCCGTGATTGCGACCTCCGAGCCCGGTGGGAGGCCCATCGAGGAAAAGAGATTCAACCGCCTCGGCTCGATTTCCCGTTCCGCTTCCGTCTTGCGTCCCCGGCTCCTGGCCACTTCCACGCGGGCCAGGTTCACTTCCAGCTCCGGGATGTCCCCGGCCTCGAACCTGTCCCGGGCGACCCGCAGAAGTTGCTCGTTGATCTCCACGAGTCTCCCCGCAAGGTTCAACCGATGTTCGGCCAGGAGGAGATCGTAGAAGGCGATTTTGACCTCCTCGGAAAGGAGCCGTTCCGCGTCGGCGATCCGGTAGCCGTACTCCTCCAGCTCCTTCCCGGCGACCTTGAGCCTCCTGGTCCTTTTTCCGGCGGTCAGGATCTCCTGGGACCAGGCGGCGGAGAATCTCCTTTCGCCCTCGTTCGCGAAGAGGAAATCGCCGGCGCCCTCGAACTCCAGGGAAGGGTTGGGGAGCAGGCCCGCCCGGATCTTCCCCGCCTCGCGCAGCCCCCTCTCGGCGCGCAAAACCTTGATCGCCCCGTTGTTTTCCAAGGCGTAGGAGAGGACCTCCGCCAGACCGAAGACCTTCTCCGCGGCGGATGCCGTCGCGACGTTTATCGCGAGCAGGAAAGCGAGCAGAGCCAAAAACGTTGATCCGATGGAAGAACCCAATCCCGCCACCTCCTTTGAACCGATGACCATGTCGTTTCGCGGCCTCGACAAATAGCGATTGCCGTCCTGTCCCCGTGCCGCGCCGGGATGGGAACGGACCGGAACTTCATCGCTCATGAGGCTGAGCGATGCCGGAGTGTCCTATGGAGCAGGTCTAGATCAGGAGAACGGTCGTGCGAAGGAAGGCGCAGGGAGCGCCGGCGGGATCATAGGGTCGTACGGTGAGAAGCCCCT
Proteins encoded:
- a CDS encoding efflux transporter periplasmic adaptor subunit; this translates as MKKRGAFTIVAIAVAVVLGGAFIYRVSHIVTGGKPATAEKKETVAAGTASEGKEGGDKQSRGVRLKPEILQDRAVVVEIAKKVTLGGLVAATGKVESNADRTAHVSPRIPGKIVWAGASLGDTVAAGQVLARLDSVELGEALSAYYKARSRVGLAKANMERIRTLVEKKIAARKEILQAETEYQTAMSELHADEERLRLYGLSPSEFEEHTEEKRILLPVHSPIAGVVTGKHTTVGELADPSKNLFTVADLSSVWVLVDVNERDLAKIEKGRTAAVKVGAFPDKVFRGRVTYIADLVDDATRTVKARIEVANPGRKLKPEMFATVELVIPPSGRPVLAVPEEAVVEMEGKKLLFITGDDVEFLPREITTGAKGGSWTEITAGLKEGERYAAKGGFLLKSELKKGELGEE
- a CDS encoding RND transporter is translated as MVIGSKEVAGLGSSIGSTFLALLAFLLAINVATASAAEKVFGLAEVLSYALENNGAIKVLRAERGLREAGKIRAGLLPNPSLEFEGAGDFLFANEGERRFSAAWSQEILTAGKRTRRLKVAGKELEEYGYRIADAERLLSEEVKIAFYDLLLAEHRLNLAGRLVEINEQLLRVARDRFEAGDIPELEVNLARVEVARSRGRKTEAEREIEPRRLNLFSSMGLPPGSEVAITGPLEKKGGSTRIEDLKALALARRPDLMALAVEKEKAEAEILLAKAEGIPNVTAMLSLEREDSSLNVGDITAKDRDKLVGLKLSVPLPLFDRNQAGKKEAITRRTSAENRYLSARKNVERAVEAAFSRLMSTGKSLSIYDKDIFPQIEENLQLTREAYRLGEVGFLSVIEEQRKFLEVNEGYLSALHEWNTEMARLTAAAGGEIE